One stretch of Triticum urartu cultivar G1812 unplaced genomic scaffold, Tu2.1 TuUngrouped_contig_9017, whole genome shotgun sequence DNA includes these proteins:
- the LOC125532089 gene encoding uncharacterized protein LOC125532089 isoform X1, translated as MWAGSEVGEDSSAGRQQASVLRSVSSLFFSLRLAALFPRRGEAANDREKEQAVDECKQKGHIVLVMSGWRYCDLMSLEQSDPSKIGRATASTSDGNTPRFLWSCHTPITVEMGNGMGMGLQGCENGLEDRVSSDMCPQVISCQR; from the exons ATGTGGGCGGGGtcagaggttggggaagactcgtCGGCTGGGCGACAGCAAGCTTCG GTTCTACGATCTGTTTCATCTCTTTTCTTCTCGTTAAGGTTAGCTGCTCTATTTCCTAG GAGAGGGGAGGCGGCCAATGACAGGGAGAAGGAGCAGGCCGTCGACGAGTGCAAGCAGAAGG GGCATATTGTTTTGGTTATGAGTGGTTGGAGATATTGTGACTTGATGTCCCTGGAGCAGTCAGACCCTTCCAAGATAG GTCGAGCGACGGCGAGCACATCCGACGGCAACACACCAAG GTTTTTGTGGTCGTGTCATACACCAATTACCGTCGAGATGGGTAATGGTATGGGAATGGGGCTCCAAGGATGTGAAAATGGTCTGGAAGACAGAGTTAGCAGCGATATGTGTCCTCAAGTAATTTCTTGCCAAAG GTGA
- the LOC125532089 gene encoding uncharacterized protein LOC125532089 isoform X3, with translation MWAGSEVGEDSSAGRQQASVLRSVSSLFFSLRLAALFPRRGEAANDREKEQAVDECKQKGRATASTSDGNTPRFLWSCHTPITVEMGNGMGMGLQGCENGLEDRVSSDMCPQVISCQR, from the exons ATGTGGGCGGGGtcagaggttggggaagactcgtCGGCTGGGCGACAGCAAGCTTCG GTTCTACGATCTGTTTCATCTCTTTTCTTCTCGTTAAGGTTAGCTGCTCTATTTCCTAG GAGAGGGGAGGCGGCCAATGACAGGGAGAAGGAGCAGGCCGTCGACGAGTGCAAGCAGAAGG GTCGAGCGACGGCGAGCACATCCGACGGCAACACACCAAG GTTTTTGTGGTCGTGTCATACACCAATTACCGTCGAGATGGGTAATGGTATGGGAATGGGGCTCCAAGGATGTGAAAATGGTCTGGAAGACAGAGTTAGCAGCGATATGTGTCCTCAAGTAATTTCTTGCCAAAG GTGA
- the LOC125532089 gene encoding uncharacterized protein LOC125532089 isoform X2 yields the protein MWAGSEVGEDSSAGRQQASVLRSVSSLFFSLRRGEAANDREKEQAVDECKQKGHIVLVMSGWRYCDLMSLEQSDPSKIGRATASTSDGNTPRFLWSCHTPITVEMGNGMGMGLQGCENGLEDRVSSDMCPQVISCQR from the exons ATGTGGGCGGGGtcagaggttggggaagactcgtCGGCTGGGCGACAGCAAGCTTCG GTTCTACGATCTGTTTCATCTCTTTTCTTCTCGTTAAG GAGAGGGGAGGCGGCCAATGACAGGGAGAAGGAGCAGGCCGTCGACGAGTGCAAGCAGAAGG GGCATATTGTTTTGGTTATGAGTGGTTGGAGATATTGTGACTTGATGTCCCTGGAGCAGTCAGACCCTTCCAAGATAG GTCGAGCGACGGCGAGCACATCCGACGGCAACACACCAAG GTTTTTGTGGTCGTGTCATACACCAATTACCGTCGAGATGGGTAATGGTATGGGAATGGGGCTCCAAGGATGTGAAAATGGTCTGGAAGACAGAGTTAGCAGCGATATGTGTCCTCAAGTAATTTCTTGCCAAAG GTGA
- the LOC125532089 gene encoding uncharacterized protein LOC125532089 isoform X5: MWAGSEVGEDSSAGRQQASVLRSVSSLFFSLRRGEAANDREKEQAVDECKQKGRATASTSDGNTPRFLWSCHTPITVEMGNGMGMGLQGCENGLEDRVSSDMCPQVISCQR, from the exons ATGTGGGCGGGGtcagaggttggggaagactcgtCGGCTGGGCGACAGCAAGCTTCG GTTCTACGATCTGTTTCATCTCTTTTCTTCTCGTTAAG GAGAGGGGAGGCGGCCAATGACAGGGAGAAGGAGCAGGCCGTCGACGAGTGCAAGCAGAAGG GTCGAGCGACGGCGAGCACATCCGACGGCAACACACCAAG GTTTTTGTGGTCGTGTCATACACCAATTACCGTCGAGATGGGTAATGGTATGGGAATGGGGCTCCAAGGATGTGAAAATGGTCTGGAAGACAGAGTTAGCAGCGATATGTGTCCTCAAGTAATTTCTTGCCAAAG GTGA
- the LOC125532089 gene encoding uncharacterized protein LOC125532089 isoform X6: MWAGSEVGEDSSAGRQQASVLRSVSSLFFSLRLAALFPRRGEAANDREKEQAVDECKQKGHIVLVMSGWRYCDLMSLEQSDPSKIGRATASTSDGNTPRD; encoded by the exons ATGTGGGCGGGGtcagaggttggggaagactcgtCGGCTGGGCGACAGCAAGCTTCG GTTCTACGATCTGTTTCATCTCTTTTCTTCTCGTTAAGGTTAGCTGCTCTATTTCCTAG GAGAGGGGAGGCGGCCAATGACAGGGAGAAGGAGCAGGCCGTCGACGAGTGCAAGCAGAAGG GGCATATTGTTTTGGTTATGAGTGGTTGGAGATATTGTGACTTGATGTCCCTGGAGCAGTCAGACCCTTCCAAGATAG GTCGAGCGACGGCGAGCACATCCGACGGCAACACACCAAG AGACTAG
- the LOC125532089 gene encoding uncharacterized protein LOC125532089 isoform X4 — MTGRRSRPSTSASRRFPVTGSLKLMTGHIVLVMSGWRYCDLMSLEQSDPSKIGRATASTSDGNTPRFLWSCHTPITVEMGNGMGMGLQGCENGLEDRVSSDMCPQVISCQR, encoded by the exons ATGACAGGGAGAAGGAGCAGGCCGTCGACGAGTGCAAGCAGAAGG TTTCCGGTGACTGGAAGTCTGAAACTGATGACAGGGCATATTGTTTTGGTTATGAGTGGTTGGAGATATTGTGACTTGATGTCCCTGGAGCAGTCAGACCCTTCCAAGATAG GTCGAGCGACGGCGAGCACATCCGACGGCAACACACCAAG GTTTTTGTGGTCGTGTCATACACCAATTACCGTCGAGATGGGTAATGGTATGGGAATGGGGCTCCAAGGATGTGAAAATGGTCTGGAAGACAGAGTTAGCAGCGATATGTGTCCTCAAGTAATTTCTTGCCAAAG GTGA